The Rhodobacter sp. genome segment ATGCCCAGATGCAGCCCCACCGCCACCGCCGACAACGCGTTCGAAACGTTGTGCTCGCCGGGCATCGGCAAGGTCAGACTTTCAATTTTTCGACATTGTCCGCGCCAATTCACGGCGACATCGAAACATGCCTTGCCCTTTTCATACCTCAGCCCCTCGGCCTGGATCTGCGCCCCGGCACCGAAACCAAAGGTCACCACCGGACGGTCATGCACCGTGGCGGCCAGCGCCGCCACCTCGGGGTGATCGCTGCACAGCACCGCCAGCCCGTAGAACGGCACGCCCTGCACGAAGCGGCGAAACCCGTCCTTCAGCGCCTCGAAACTGCCCCAATGGTCCATGTGTTCGGGGTCAATGTTGGTGACCACGGCGACCTGCGTCGGCATCAGGTTGAACGATCCGTCGCTTTCGTCGGCCTCGACCACCATCCAGGACCCCGTGCCGGCCTTGGCGTTCGATCCATAGGCGTGGATCACCCCGCCATTGACCACGCCGGGATCGAATCCGCCGGCCTCCAGCATCGCCGCCATCAGCGTCGTCGTCGTCGTCTTGCCATGGGTGCCGGCGATCGAGATCGTGCGCCTGAGCCGCATGAGTTCGGCCAGCATCTCGACCCGGCGCACCACGGGCAAGCCCAGGCGGCGCGCCTCGGCCATCTCGGGGTTCGCGGCCTTGATCGCGGTCGAGGCAACGACCACCGCCGCCCCCGCGACATGCGCGGCCGCGTGCCCGACATGCACCGTCGCGCCCAACCGCGCCAGCCGTTCGGTGATCGCCGAACCCCTGGCATCCGAACCCTGGACCGTGAACCCCTCGTCCAGCAGCATTTCGGCGATGCCGGACATGCCGATGCCGCCGATGCCGATGAAATGGATCGGGCCCAGGCCCGGCGGAAGCAGTGTGCGCGTCATGAGCCCCTCAATGCGTCGGTGGGCCGGCCAGGCGTTCGGCCAGATCGGCCAGTCGCGCGGCGGCATCGGGAATGCCCTGGGCGGTCGCGGCCACCGCCATGCGCGTCGCGGCCGCGGGATGGGTCAGGATCGCGGCCACGGTTTCGGCCAACGCCTCGGGGGTGAAGGCGCTTTCGGGGATCAGCGCCGCCGCCTCGGCCTCGACCAGACCGCGGGCATTGGCGGTCTGCTCGTCGCGCAGGGCCGCCGCATAGGGCACCAGAACCGCCGGCCGGCCGATCACCGTCAGGTCCGCCACCGTCGAGGCCCCCGCGCGCGCGATGACCAGCTGTGCCTCGGAAAAGCGGCGCGGGATGTCATCGAAAAAGGGCGCGATCTCGGCCGGGACGCCGGCGGCCTCATAGGTCGCGGCCACGCGCGACAGGTCCTCGGGGCGGGCCTGCTGGGCCACGCGCAAATGCCGGCGCACGCCGTCCGGCAGGGCGCAAAGCGCCGCCGGCACCACGTCGGACAGCACCCGCGCGCCCTGCGATCCGCCGATGATGACCACGCTCATCGGGTAGTCGCCCGGCGCGATATAGGGCGAGGCCGCGCGCTCGCGCACCGCGGCGCGCACCGGATTGCCGATATGCACCCCGGTGACCCCGGCGGGCAAGGTGGTGGGCCAGGTGCCGCAGGCCACGGCCGAAACGCGGCGCGCAAAGACCTCGTTCACGCGACCCAGGACGCCGTTCTGTTCGTGGATCAGACGCGGGATGCGCAGCGCCCAGGCCGCGCCAAGTGCCGGAATCGACGGGTAGCCGCCGAACCCCGCCACCACGGCGGGGCGGTCCATGGCCATCTGCACCACGGCCTTGACGGTGCCCCCCAGGATCCGGAACGGCACCGCCAGTTTCGCCAGCACGCCGCCGCGCGCGAACGTCGCCGAACCGACCACCCGCCGCGTGACCGCCGGCGGAAAGCCGCCCGCATAGCGCGCACCGCGCGCGTCGGTGGACAGCACCACCCGCCACCCGCGCGCCAGCATTTCCTCGGCCAGGGCCTGCGCCGGAAACATGTGCCCGCCCGTGCCCCCGGCGGCGATCACCGCCAACGGAGGTTTGCGTGCCGTCGAAGCCATTACCGCCCCCGTGAGTGCAAGAGTTCGCCGATTTCACCCTGTGGACGCGAGCGCGTCAAGGCCAGCAGCATGCCCACCATCAACCCCATCGCCAGCAGCGAGGACCCGCCCTGGCTGATGAAGGGCAGCGTCATGCCCTTGGCCGGCAGCAGCCGCGCCGCCACGCCGATGTTGATCATCGCCTGCGCCGAGACCATCGCCACCAGCCCGGTGCCCGCCAGACGGATGAACGGGTCGCGTTCGCGCGACAGCCGCGACAGCGCGCGCAGGCAGATCACCGCGTAAAGCATCAGGATGAAGGCGACCAGGATGAAGCCGTATTCCTCGGCCGCGACGGCGATGACGAAATCGGTGTGGGCGTCGGGCAGTTGCCATTTCACCTGCCCCTCGCCCACGCCCAGGCCGAACAGGCCGCCCTCCTGGATGGCCGAGGTCGCGTAGCCAAGTTGCGAGCGGGCGTCGAGTTCGGGCGACAGGAAGGCGTCGATCCGCCGGGCAAAGTGTTCGGACGCGTTGTAGGCGACAACCCCCCCCGCGACCGCCGTGCCGGCCAGGCCGACGATCAGCAGGAAGGGCGCGCCGGCGACGAAATACATCGCCCCCCAGCCGAACAGCACCAGGACCGACTGGCCGAAATCCGGCTGGATGACCAACAGCGCGACCGTCGCCAGCGTGATCCCCAGCGAGATCAGCTTGCCCGGCGGGCCATTCAGGTCCTGCCCCGCCGCCATCAACCAGCCCGCCGTCACCGCCAGGCAGGGCTTCACGAATTCCGAGGGCTGGACGCTGGTGAACCCCAGGCTCAGCCAGCGCGTCGCGCCCTTGCCGAAATCGGTGCCGATCACCGGCAGCGCCAGCAGCGTCAGGAAACCGACGCCAAAGCCCAGAACCGCCCAGCGCCGGATCGTCTCGGGCGAGCGCATGGAGACGAACAGCATCACCGTGACCGACAGCATCGCATAGGCGGTGTGGCGTTCGAAATAATAGAAGGCCGGCATATGGTTGCGTGAGGCCAGCGGCGGCGAGGACGCCAGCGCCAGCAATAGCCCCACACCGACCAGCAGCAGGACCGAGGAGATCGTCCAGCGATCGACCGTCCGCCACCAACGCGACAGCACCGGCTCCCCGCGTTGTGCAGGGATGGTGCCATGAACCATTTCCGTCATGGGTTTATGCTCGTTCTGCCTCGACCGGCCCGTTTTCCGGGTCTCGCCCCCACGATAGCGGGAATGCGCCCCCAAGGCCAGAAGTTTGCGCGCCGTTCAGCGGCGGCGGCGCAGCAGATCGACGGAATAGAGCGCCAGCGCGGCCCAGATCAGCGGAAAGGCGATGCGTTTGCCGCCGTCGAAGGATTCGCCGAAAACCAGCACCGCGCAGAGGAACACAAAGGTCGGCGCGATGTATTGCATCAGCGCGATCGTGGTCAGCCGCAGCCGCTTCGCGCCGTTTGCGTAAAGCATCAGCGGCACCGCCGTGACCACGCCCGCGCCGACCAGCAACGCCGTCCTTGCGGTCCCCTCGTGCCCAAAGGCCAACTGCCCCTGCGACCAGAGCCAGGCCAGATAGCCCGAGGCGAAGGGCAGCAGCAGCAGCACCTCGAGCGTGAAGCCCTGATTGGGGCCGATCGGCAGCGCGCGCTTGAACAGCGCGTAGAAACCCCAGCTGATGGTCAGCCCCAACGACAGCAGCGGCAGGGTCCCGGCCTCCCACGTCAGCACCGCGACCGCCAGCCCCGCCAACCCGACCGAGGCCCATTGCGGCGCCGTCAGCCGTTCGCGCAGAAACACCGCGCCCAGAAAGACCGAGAACAGCGGGTTGATGTAATAGCCCAGCGCCGCGTCCATCACCCGGTTCGACTGGATCGCATACAGGTAGATGCCCCAGTTGATCGACACCAGCGCCGCCGTCAGACCCGCCATCGCCAGCATCCGCGGCGCGGTGATCGCGCGGCGCAGGTCCTGCGTGCGGCCCAGCGCAACCAGCACCGCCAGCGCGATCGGCACCGACCAGAACACGCGATGCGCCAACACCTCGAGCAAGGGAACGCTGTTCAGAAGATGCAGATAGAGGGGCAGCGCGCCCCAGATCAGATAGGCCGCCAGCGCCAGCAGGAACCCCGTGCGGCTGTCACCCTCGTGTGCCTGTCCGCTTTCGGCCTCGCGCGCCATGGACCGTCCCTTTCGATTGACGGCTCGGCTTACCCTGCGCGACGGTCCTGCACAAGTGCAGCACCTCGGGCTGTCCGCGTGGCGGGGCCAGGCCGGCTCAGGCGTCGATCAGTGCGCGCACCAGGGCCGCAAAGTGTTCGCCGCGCTTCTCGAAATCGGGATACTGGTCAAAGGACGCGGCCGCCGGCGCCAGCAGCACGACCTCGCCCGGCTCGGCCTCGGCGGCGGCGCGCGCCACGGCGCGGTCCATGGTTTCGCAGATTTCATAGGGCGTCTGGCCCAGTTGCAGGGCGAATTCGCGCGCCGAATGGCCGATCAGATAGGCCTTGCGCACCGCGCCAAGATGCGGGGCCAGCGCGGCGATGCCGCCGTCTTTGCCCAGACCGCCGGCGATCCAGCGCAGCCGGGCAAAGGCCTGCAACGCCTTTGCCGCCGAATCGACGTTGGTCGCCTTGGAATCGTTGACAAACGTGACGCCGTTCCGCTCGCCGATCAACTGGCTGCGGTGGGGCAAGCCCTGGAAACTGGCCAGGCCGGATTCGATCTGGCGCGGCGCCAGACCCAGCGCGCGCACCGCCGCGTAGGCGGCGCAGGCGTTCTGGTGATTGTGCGCGCCGGGCAGCCCGGCCATGGGTCGCAGGTCGATCGAGGCCACCTGCCGCCCGCCGCGCCATTCCGCCAGGAAGCCCTTGCGCGCAAAGACCGACCAGCCCGTCCCGGACAGCTTTTGCCCCGAGGAGACGCGGATCACGCGCAGATCGTCGCCCCCCTCGCCCAGTTGCATCGCCAGATAGCGGCCTTCGGGTTCGTCCACACCGATCACGGCGCGCGCGGGCGCGCCCTCGGTGAACAGCCGCCGCTTGGCCGCGAAATAGCCGCCCATGCCCGCGTGGCGGTCCAGATGGTCGGGGCTGAGGTTGGTGAAGACCGCCACATCGGGCGCGAGTCGCCGGGCCAGGTCGGTCTGGTAGCTGCTCAGTTCCAGCACCACGACGCCATCCTCGCCGGGCAGATCGACCGACAGCACGCCCGTTCCGATGTTGCCCGCCATCACCGCCGGGCGGCCGGCCTGGGTCAGCAGATGGGTAATCAACGCGGTGGTGGTGGATTTGCCGTTCGAGCCGGTGACGCAGACGACCTTGGGCGCCTCCTCGTTGCCGGCGAGCGCCTGAAAGAACAGCCCGATATCGTTGTCCACCGGAACCCCGGCGGCCGTCGCGGCGCCGATCACGGGGTGCGGCGCGGGATAGAGATGCGGAATGCCGGGCGAGGTGATGAGCGCCGCAAGGCCCTCGATCGCGCCTTGCCGGGCCAGATCGACCGGGATGAAGCCGGCGGTCTCGGCCTTGGCGCGTCCCTCGGGGCTGTCGTCCCAGGCGCAGACCTCGGCCCCGCCCGCGCGCAGCGCCTCGCAGGTCGCCAGACCCGAGCGGCCCAGGCCCAGAACACCGACCCTGAGGCCCCGATACCCTTCGACCGCGATCATGGAATCCCCCGAAAATCAACGCCCTGCGCAGCGTATCGCAGCCAGTCCGGATGGGGAAGAGGGAGAGAGATGGCGCGGTTGACGGGGCTCGAACCCGCGACCCCCGGCGTGACAGGCCGGTACTCTAACCAACTGAGCTACAACCGCGCGTGGGGGGTCAGATAGGGGAAGCACCGGAGGGCGTCAAGCGGGAAATCGCCGCCATTCGCCGCCTTTGCCGCACGCACCGGGTCGGCCGCTATCGCCCGTCCTGGCACTCGCCGCCCCCCGCGTGACCCCGGACCGCCGCGACCAGACGGGCGACATAGGCGTCCTCGATCCCCAGCACGCGCA includes the following:
- a CDS encoding UDP-N-acetylglucosamine--N-acetylmuramyl-(pentapeptide) pyrophosphoryl-undecaprenol N-acetylglucosamine transferase, encoding MASTARKPPLAVIAAGGTGGHMFPAQALAEEMLARGWRVVLSTDARGARYAGGFPPAVTRRVVGSATFARGGVLAKLAVPFRILGGTVKAVVQMAMDRPAVVAGFGGYPSIPALGAAWALRIPRLIHEQNGVLGRVNEVFARRVSAVACGTWPTTLPAGVTGVHIGNPVRAAVRERAASPYIAPGDYPMSVVIIGGSQGARVLSDVVPAALCALPDGVRRHLRVAQQARPEDLSRVAATYEAAGVPAEIAPFFDDIPRRFSEAQLVIARAGASTVADLTVIGRPAVLVPYAAALRDEQTANARGLVEAEAAALIPESAFTPEALAETVAAILTHPAAATRMAVAATAQGIPDAAARLADLAERLAGPPTH
- the rarD gene encoding EamA family transporter RarD — encoded protein: MAREAESGQAHEGDSRTGFLLALAAYLIWGALPLYLHLLNSVPLLEVLAHRVFWSVPIALAVLVALGRTQDLRRAITAPRMLAMAGLTAALVSINWGIYLYAIQSNRVMDAALGYYINPLFSVFLGAVFLRERLTAPQWASVGLAGLAVAVLTWEAGTLPLLSLGLTISWGFYALFKRALPIGPNQGFTLEVLLLLPFASGYLAWLWSQGQLAFGHEGTARTALLVGAGVVTAVPLMLYANGAKRLRLTTIALMQYIAPTFVFLCAVLVFGESFDGGKRIAFPLIWAALALYSVDLLRRRR
- a CDS encoding UDP-N-acetylmuramoyl-L-alanine--D-glutamate ligase; its protein translation is MIAVEGYRGLRVGVLGLGRSGLATCEALRAGGAEVCAWDDSPEGRAKAETAGFIPVDLARQGAIEGLAALITSPGIPHLYPAPHPVIGAATAAGVPVDNDIGLFFQALAGNEEAPKVVCVTGSNGKSTTTALITHLLTQAGRPAVMAGNIGTGVLSVDLPGEDGVVVLELSSYQTDLARRLAPDVAVFTNLSPDHLDRHAGMGGYFAAKRRLFTEGAPARAVIGVDEPEGRYLAMQLGEGGDDLRVIRVSSGQKLSGTGWSVFARKGFLAEWRGGRQVASIDLRPMAGLPGAHNHQNACAAYAAVRALGLAPRQIESGLASFQGLPHRSQLIGERNGVTFVNDSKATNVDSAAKALQAFARLRWIAGGLGKDGGIAALAPHLGAVRKAYLIGHSAREFALQLGQTPYEICETMDRAVARAAAEAEPGEVVLLAPAAASFDQYPDFEKRGEHFAALVRALIDA
- a CDS encoding UDP-N-acetylmuramate--L-alanine ligase, with amino-acid sequence MTRTLLPPGLGPIHFIGIGGIGMSGIAEMLLDEGFTVQGSDARGSAITERLARLGATVHVGHAAAHVAGAAVVVASTAIKAANPEMAEARRLGLPVVRRVEMLAELMRLRRTISIAGTHGKTTTTTLMAAMLEAGGFDPGVVNGGVIHAYGSNAKAGTGSWMVVEADESDGSFNLMPTQVAVVTNIDPEHMDHWGSFEALKDGFRRFVQGVPFYGLAVLCSDHPEVAALAATVHDRPVVTFGFGAGAQIQAEGLRYEKGKACFDVAVNWRGQCRKIESLTLPMPGEHNVSNALSAVAVGLHLGMTDDQVRAALAGFQGVGRRFSRVGEVNGVTIIDDYGHHPVEIAAVLKAARQALGGQGRVIAVHQPHRYTRLAALFDQFAACFQGADVVAIAEVYAAGEDSIQGADRDHLVAAIAAGGHPSAHALRCEEDLAALVRAEARPGDMVVCLGAGTISAWAQALPARLG
- a CDS encoding cell division protein FtsW, with amino-acid sequence MTEMVHGTIPAQRGEPVLSRWWRTVDRWTISSVLLLVGVGLLLALASSPPLASRNHMPAFYYFERHTAYAMLSVTVMLFVSMRSPETIRRWAVLGFGVGFLTLLALPVIGTDFGKGATRWLSLGFTSVQPSEFVKPCLAVTAGWLMAAGQDLNGPPGKLISLGITLATVALLVIQPDFGQSVLVLFGWGAMYFVAGAPFLLIVGLAGTAVAGGVVAYNASEHFARRIDAFLSPELDARSQLGYATSAIQEGGLFGLGVGEGQVKWQLPDAHTDFVIAVAAEEYGFILVAFILMLYAVICLRALSRLSRERDPFIRLAGTGLVAMVSAQAMINIGVAARLLPAKGMTLPFISQGGSSLLAMGLMVGMLLALTRSRPQGEIGELLHSRGR